One genomic window of Pseudochaenichthys georgianus unplaced genomic scaffold, fPseGeo1.2 scaffold_1114_arrow_ctg1, whole genome shotgun sequence includes the following:
- the LOC139433175 gene encoding uncharacterized protein yields the protein MTLVAAPLHNVYIHSSLVKGFFKVAVLPALPIKGVDFILSNDLAGGKVKPVPEVIDSPDLSLDAEKSAEVPPEIFPACVVTRAQSKKYGEDLSDYFLATGQFLEDMTVSDRLPEEARSAGAGSPSNSPELVQLPATREEFMAAQFPEAIPLRKITAPVITKALLKFFSMFGLPKVVQTDQGTNFMSKVFARVLDTLGIKHVTSSPYHPESQGALERFHQTMKCMLRKHCHESHKDWDDGVPLVLFAAREAVQESLGFSPAELVFGHEVRGPLRVLKEHLIMPTKTVGSIPEYVAKLKDRLNRACSLAREALTSTQGNMKKRYDQKAVARLFQPDKKLGETNYVIQTPDRRRPTRVCHINMLKKYCTREDQSESSKAHQVETTVSPMASVSKVSSNEDEDELVMRSATPQGARLSNTEVP from the exons ATGACACTAGTTGCGGCTCCTTTGcacaatgtttatattcactcatCTCTTGTCAAAGGATTCTTTAAAGTAGCTGTCCTCCCTGCCTTGCCCATCAAAGGTGTTGATTTCATCCTCAGTAATGACTTGGCTGGGGGCAAAGTTAAGCCAGTACCTGAGGTCATTGATTCTCCTGATCTAAGTTTAGATGCAGAGAAATCAGCTGAAGTACCTCCCGAAATCTTTCCTGCTTGTGTTGTTACAAGGGCACAGTCAAAGAAATACGGAGAGGACTTGTCTGATTATTTTCTTGCTACAGGGCAGTTTCTTGAAGACATGACAGTGTCGGACCGACTGCCAGAGGAGGCCCGGTCTGCTGGTGCTGGATCACCCAGTAACAGCCCAGAGCTTGTACAACTGCCTGCCACTCGGGAAGAATTCATGGCAGCCCA GTTCCCAGAAGCCATCCCACTACGGAAAATTACTGCCCCGGTCATCACCAAGGCACTTCTGAAGTTTTTCTCCATGTTTGGTCTACCGAAGGTAGTTCAAACAGACCAAGGTACCAACTTCATGTCTAAAGTGTTTGCCCGGGTACTTGACACCTTAGGTATCAAGCATGTGACATCCAGCCCATATCATCCTGAAAGTCAGGGGGCATTAGAGAGGTTTCACCAGACTATGAAATGCATGTTAAGAAAACATTGCCATGAGTCTCATAAAGATTGGGATGACGGTGTTCCTTTAGTGTTATTTGCTGCCCGTGAAGCTGTTCAGGAGTCTCTAGGTTTTAGTCCTGCTGAGCTAGTGTTTGGACATGAGGTCAGAGGTCCTTTAAGGGTTCTTAAAGAGCATTTGATCATGCCTACGAAAACAGTTGGCAGTATCCCGGAGTATGTCGCCAAACTTAAGGATCGTCTAAATCGTGCTTGCTCCTTGGCTAGGGAAGCTTTGACCTCTACCCAGGGGAACATGAAGAAACGCTACGACCAGAAGGCGGTAGCACGCTTGTTTCAGCCAG ATAAGAAGCTCGGTGAAACAAActacgtcattcaaacacctgacCGCAGACGTCCTACCAGAGTGTGTCATATCAACATGCTGAAGAAGTACTGCACCAGGGAAGACCAAAGTGAGTCTTCTAAAGCTCACCAGGTGGAGACAACCGTCTCTCCTATGGCTTCAGTTTCAAAGGTGAGCTCAaatgaggatgaggatgagttGGTGATGCGCAGTGCAACACCACAGGGGGCAAGACTAAGCAATACTGAG gtcccctag